CGCAGGTAGGCAGCGGCGATCTGTTCGGCAGAATGCAGTCCGAGCAATTCGGCTACATATCCGGCCTCTTCCTCGCTCACGAGTTCCGTCAGGGAAGGATCGTTGAGAATGCGGTCATGGTTGCGCTTGTTGATCGCGTCGGCATCCGGCGGTGGCACCATGGTCGTCGACAGCTTGGCACCCTGCAACAGGCGCTCGGCGGTGCGGCGGCGCGATGCGGGCACAATTAGAACGCAGATGCCCTTGCGTCCGGCACGTCCAGTGCGGCCGCTACGATGCAGCAGTGTCTCGGAATTGTTCGGCAGGTCGGCGTGAATGACGAGGTCGAGATTGGGCAGGTCGATGCCGCGTGCCGCAACATCGGTTGCAACGCAGACCCGGGCACGGCCATCGCGCATCGCCTGCAGGGCATTGGTGCGCTCGGCCTGGCTGAGTTCGCCCGAAAGGGAAACGACAGAAAAGCCGCGATTGGACAGGCGGCTGGTCAAGTGCTTCACCGCCTCGCGGGTCGATCCGAAAATAATGGTGTTCTGTGCATCGTAGAAGAGCAGGGAATTGATGATGGCGTTTTCGCGCTCACGCGGCGCCACTGGCATGATGTGGTACTCGATATCCGCATGCTGCTCGCGGTCGCTCGTGGCGGAAATGCGCAGGGCGTCTTTCTGGAACTGCTTGGCGAGCAGGGCGATTGGTTTTGGTACCGTCGCCGAGAACATCAGCGTGCGGCGGTCTTTCGGTGCTTCGCCGAGAATGAATTCGAGGTCTTCGCGGAAACCGAGATCGAGCATCTCATCGGCTTCATCGAGGACGACAGCGCGCAGTTCCTTCATGTCGAGCGAACCGCGAGTGATATGGTCGCGCAAACGGCCGGGCGTCCCGACGACGATATGCGCGCCCTGTTGAAGCGCGCGGCGCTCCTTGGTCATGTCCATGCCGCCAACGCAGGAGGCGATGCGCGCGCCGGTGGGCTCATAGAGCCATTCGAGCTCGCGCCGAACCTGCAATGCCAGTTCGCGCGTCGGGGCGATGACGAGCGCGTAAGGTGCGCCGATGGATGTGAAGCGGTCTTCGCCTTCAAGCAAGGTCGGTGCGATGGCGATACCGAAGGCGACAGTCTTGCCGGAGCCCGTCTGGGCGGAGACCAGAAGGTCGGCACCCTCGGCTTCCGGAGCCAGAACAGCGGTCTGTACCGGCGTCAGGGTCTCGTAGCCACGGGCTGCCAATGCACCGGACAACGCCGGGGCGATAGAATCAAAAATAGTCATCAATGAACTTTCAGTGCTGGTTTGGGCGTGTGGTTGGCTCGGCGTCAATGGGAGCACGAGCGGCACGCATGTAGCTTTGTTGCGCTCTCGTAGAGCTTGCGACGCGTTCCGTCAATGCCAAGAAACGCATAGCTCCCATCCGCACTCCCGTCAGGAGGTGAAGCCCGCACGTTTCAAACGCACAATAGCGAGGTCGAGCGCGGAAAGAAAGCTCGAACGATCTTTCGGGGAAAATGGCCGCGGACCGCCGGTGATCTGCCCGGCGGAGCGCAGTTCGTCCATAAGATTGCGCGTTGCGAGTGTGTTGCCGATGGAGGCTTCGGTAAAGGCGCGCCCGGTGGGCGAAATGGCATCGGCCCCGGCTTTGACGCAGCGGCTGGCGAGCGGGATGTCCGCCGTCACCACAACATCGCCGCGCGAGACGCGCTCCGCGATCCAGTCGTCGGCGGCGTCGAAACCATCGCTGACGATGACACGCTCGATCATCGGATCGCGCGGAATTGCCATCATCGAGTTGGAGACGACGAAGGTCTTCACGCCATAACGCTCGGCGACGCGGTAGATCTCTGCCTTTACAGGACAGGCATCGGCGTCGACATAGATTGTGATCTTTTTTTCTTCGTTCATGCTCAACCGAAAATATGCAGGGCCGCGAGGCCG
This is a stretch of genomic DNA from Phyllobacterium zundukense. It encodes these proteins:
- a CDS encoding DEAD/DEAH box helicase, which encodes MTIFDSIAPALSGALAARGYETLTPVQTAVLAPEAEGADLLVSAQTGSGKTVAFGIAIAPTLLEGEDRFTSIGAPYALVIAPTRELALQVRRELEWLYEPTGARIASCVGGMDMTKERRALQQGAHIVVGTPGRLRDHITRGSLDMKELRAVVLDEADEMLDLGFREDLEFILGEAPKDRRTLMFSATVPKPIALLAKQFQKDALRISATSDREQHADIEYHIMPVAPRERENAIINSLLFYDAQNTIIFGSTREAVKHLTSRLSNRGFSVVSLSGELSQAERTNALQAMRDGRARVCVATDVAARGIDLPNLDLVIHADLPNNSETLLHRSGRTGRAGRKGICVLIVPASRRRTAERLLQGAKLSTTMVPPPDADAINKRNHDRILNDPSLTELVSEEEAGYVAELLGLHSAEQIAAAYLRQQMAARPAPEELSNTPSHVLEPIRKGSFEDRPGRGERTSRSDRFEQFESGAWFSLSVGRKQRAEPRWLLPLICKAGDITKTDVGSIKILETETRFEITASKADAFMARIKQYGTGEKGVNITRSEGAGPSSPRRTEGGDFKPKKQFGEKREFDNRKSRSNDEKPRTDWAAKPAKAKPEGWTTEKPKKAPKERKPGELHGFDKYKAKKAKKAAAGSTE
- a CDS encoding YaiI/YqxD family protein codes for the protein MNEEKKITIYVDADACPVKAEIYRVAERYGVKTFVVSNSMMAIPRDPMIERVIVSDGFDAADDWIAERVSRGDVVVTADIPLASRCVKAGADAISPTGRAFTEASIGNTLATRNLMDELRSAGQITGGPRPFSPKDRSSFLSALDLAIVRLKRAGFTS